One segment of Gemmatimonadota bacterium DNA contains the following:
- a CDS encoding GWxTD domain-containing protein, which produces MSNLSILPALAVLLLHFSWPPPAAAQEAEPAAQEAESLLDQARAMYDQGEYRRAESALRSLLERQPGSPAAFLWLSRALDRQGRYDEAERAAKEALKTDSASPATLIQLARVYILKDKKKDAREVLDEAEKLAPDTADIYYYRGRTYGKIRMALFRPRAAEREYKIQDASYRRAIALDPRHPDAFFQLGYVIEEIQDDPESAMDWYFKQATVNPAHDDAINRLASCSIESGEYQKGYAQLQQIAAAQDSAVIPLIDGLAAQLEAFHYHSMDQHERAYRAMRRYVAVLSEINPDRVALYKDLTIVASSKEADAFLEATEEERMALWRTYWTARDPDPTTRINERLVEHYRRLIFSMLHFSTGKDPWDRRGEIYVRYGHPDDRQQFILKSGEDVVNAIFPTGLRAVDMIRETSRQRFDMQVSTGAPIQDFGEFSARAGRVTKSVAFPTESWVYVPFGLEIFFTDQRNSKVFDYPLEVIDLPGQSTNFGTTDRLAYSFLNTPRKQAEELIRKVPEAHRHDYGGEPLSFVYQLASFKGAGDRADVEVAYSLPAAQLGNVEDGLGERTWLSGRIALQDMDFNYVQAMPFRMGPLRRPASEHDNLQLSTGAFRFSARPGAYRSAVSLRDSLSQKYGIFTAPLQISDYSADRIQLSDVKLAASIVPTDAAGLLVRNGLFITPHPARLYSSATPVFIYYEIYNLERDAEGRTGFRTELEIAAREPQRNVVLRFLTALGRMVSQRSDDQTAYVTFEDSGTSPDDFKYTSIETADLDPGTYTMTLTVTDLHTGQQDTKTVDFIVVQG; this is translated from the coding sequence ATGTCGAACCTGAGCATACTACCCGCACTTGCAGTCCTGCTGTTGCACTTCAGCTGGCCGCCGCCCGCCGCCGCCCAGGAAGCGGAACCCGCCGCCCAGGAAGCGGAGTCCCTCCTGGACCAGGCCAGGGCGATGTACGACCAGGGCGAATACCGGAGGGCGGAATCCGCGCTGAGAAGTCTGCTCGAACGGCAGCCCGGTTCGCCTGCGGCCTTCCTGTGGCTGAGTCGCGCGCTGGACCGGCAGGGAAGGTATGACGAGGCCGAGCGCGCCGCAAAGGAAGCGCTGAAGACTGACAGCGCATCCCCGGCAACTCTCATACAACTGGCACGGGTCTACATCCTCAAAGACAAGAAAAAGGACGCGCGGGAGGTCCTGGACGAGGCCGAGAAACTGGCGCCGGACACCGCGGACATTTACTACTACCGTGGCCGCACGTACGGGAAGATCCGGATGGCGCTGTTCAGGCCCCGTGCGGCCGAAAGGGAATACAAGATCCAGGACGCGTCCTACAGGCGCGCCATCGCGTTGGACCCGAGACATCCCGATGCCTTCTTTCAACTGGGATACGTCATCGAGGAGATCCAGGACGATCCGGAATCCGCGATGGACTGGTACTTCAAGCAGGCAACCGTTAATCCGGCGCACGACGATGCGATTAATCGCCTGGCCTCGTGCTCCATTGAATCAGGGGAGTACCAGAAGGGATACGCACAGCTGCAGCAGATCGCCGCGGCACAGGATTCGGCGGTCATTCCCCTGATCGACGGACTGGCGGCACAACTCGAAGCGTTCCATTACCATTCCATGGACCAGCACGAACGCGCATACCGGGCCATGAGGCGATACGTCGCGGTCCTGTCGGAAATCAACCCGGATCGAGTCGCTCTGTACAAGGATCTCACCATCGTAGCCTCCTCGAAGGAAGCCGATGCGTTTCTCGAAGCAACGGAAGAGGAAAGGATGGCGTTGTGGCGAACTTACTGGACGGCCCGAGACCCCGATCCCACGACGCGGATCAACGAACGGCTGGTGGAACATTACCGGCGTTTGATCTTCTCCATGCTGCATTTTTCAACGGGCAAGGACCCTTGGGACCGCCGCGGCGAGATCTATGTCCGGTACGGTCATCCGGACGACCGTCAGCAGTTCATCCTGAAATCCGGGGAGGACGTGGTCAACGCGATTTTCCCGACGGGGCTTCGGGCCGTGGACATGATCCGCGAGACCAGCCGGCAGCGATTCGATATGCAAGTCAGCACCGGAGCGCCGATCCAGGATTTCGGCGAATTCAGCGCACGGGCCGGGCGCGTGACAAAATCGGTCGCATTCCCAACGGAAAGTTGGGTCTACGTCCCCTTCGGTCTGGAGATCTTCTTTACGGATCAGAGGAACTCGAAGGTGTTCGACTACCCGCTTGAGGTGATTGATCTTCCCGGCCAGTCGACCAACTTCGGCACGACGGACCGACTCGCGTACAGCTTCTTGAATACGCCAAGGAAACAGGCCGAAGAACTCATCCGGAAAGTACCCGAAGCCCACCGGCACGACTACGGCGGAGAGCCGCTCTCGTTCGTTTACCAGTTGGCCTCTTTCAAGGGCGCCGGCGACCGGGCCGACGTGGAAGTGGCCTACAGCCTTCCCGCGGCCCAACTGGGCAACGTGGAAGACGGGCTCGGGGAAAGGACCTGGCTGTCCGGCCGAATCGCCCTTCAGGACATGGACTTCAACTACGTACAGGCTATGCCCTTCAGGATGGGACCGCTTCGCCGTCCCGCATCTGAGCACGACAATCTGCAGCTTTCTACGGGCGCTTTCCGCTTCAGTGCGCGGCCCGGGGCGTACCGGTCCGCGGTTTCCCTGCGGGATTCGCTGTCGCAGAAGTACGGGATCTTTACCGCGCCGCTCCAGATTTCGGATTACAGTGCGGACCGGATACAGCTGAGCGATGTAAAGCTCGCCGCATCCATCGTGCCCACCGACGCGGCAGGACTGCTCGTCCGCAACGGCCTGTTCATCACGCCCCACCCCGCACGCCTCTATTCCAGTGCGACGCCGGTGTTCATCTACTACGAGATCTACAACCTGGAGCGGGATGCCGAAGGCCGGACGGGCTTCCGTACGGAGCTGGAGATAGCCGCCAGGGAACCCCAGCGCAATGTCGTCCTCAGATTCCTCACCGCCCTGGGACGCATGGTCAGCCAACGGTCCGACGACCAGACGGCCTATGTGACCTTCGAAGACAGCGGCACGTCGCCGGACGATTTCAAATACACCTCGATCGAAACGGCGGACCTGGATCCCGGGACCTATACCATGACGCTGACCGTCACGGATCTCCATACCGGACAGCAGGACACGAAGACGGTCGATTTCATCGTGGTGCAGGGCTAG
- the nifS gene encoding cysteine desulfurase NifS codes for MASIYLDHNATTPVRSEVFDAMEPFFRDRFGNASSIHRYGQDARAAVEEARARVAGLVNARPGEIYFTSGGTESDNLAIKGAAYARRAYGRHLITTNIEHSAVLNSCAFLEREGFDVTYLPVDEYGRVDPGQVEDALTSQTILVSIMHANNEIGTVQPVGEIGRITRTRGVCFHTDAVQSAGKLTVDVEAMRADLLSLSGHKIYGPKGVGAIYIRKGVEIEPTAHGGHHENDVRSGTENTVGIVGLGKAAELAAEERESEYRHLSEMRDVLEARIRVEIEGVRVNGHPEQRLPGTSNVSFPGAEGESLIMSLDLAGIAVSTGSACTSGAIEPSHVLLALGRDPRTALGSVRFSFGRDNSMGDVDSVMDRLPGIVARLREVSAAQVPG; via the coding sequence ATGGCGAGCATTTACCTGGATCATAACGCGACCACGCCGGTCCGGTCCGAAGTCTTCGATGCCATGGAACCCTTCTTCAGGGATCGGTTCGGCAACGCATCGAGCATCCACCGGTACGGACAGGATGCCCGCGCGGCCGTGGAAGAGGCGCGGGCCCGGGTGGCCGGCCTGGTGAACGCAAGGCCCGGCGAGATCTACTTCACCAGCGGCGGCACCGAGTCCGACAACCTGGCGATCAAGGGCGCCGCCTACGCACGCAGGGCTTACGGACGTCATCTGATCACGACGAACATCGAACATTCGGCCGTGCTGAACAGCTGCGCTTTTCTCGAGCGGGAGGGTTTTGATGTAACCTACCTTCCCGTGGACGAATACGGCCGGGTCGATCCCGGTCAGGTGGAGGACGCCCTTACCAGCCAGACGATCCTGGTCAGTATCATGCACGCGAACAACGAGATCGGCACGGTCCAGCCCGTGGGTGAAATAGGCAGGATCACCCGGACTCGCGGCGTGTGCTTCCATACGGACGCAGTGCAGTCCGCCGGCAAACTGACGGTCGACGTGGAAGCGATGCGCGCGGACCTCCTTTCGCTTTCGGGCCACAAGATCTACGGACCCAAGGGCGTAGGGGCCATCTACATCCGGAAGGGCGTCGAGATCGAACCCACGGCCCACGGCGGCCATCATGAAAATGACGTGCGGTCCGGCACGGAGAACACCGTGGGCATTGTGGGCCTGGGCAAGGCCGCCGAACTGGCCGCCGAGGAGCGGGAAAGCGAGTACCGTCACCTGTCCGAAATGCGCGATGTCCTGGAAGCGCGCATCCGGGTCGAGATCGAGGGCGTGCGGGTGAACGGGCATCCGGAACAGCGCCTGCCCGGCACGTCGAACGTGTCCTTCCCCGGCGCGGAAGGCGAATCGCTGATCATGAGCCTTGATCTCGCGGGCATCGCCGTGTCCACCGGTTCGGCCTGCACATCGGGCGCCATAGAACCGTCCCACGTGCTGCTGGCGCTGGGCAGGGACCCGCGCACCGCCCTCGGTTCGGTCCGGTTCAGCTTCGGGCGAGACAATTCGATGGGGGACGTGGACAGCGTCATGGACAGGCTGCCCGGCATCGTAGCCCGCCTCCGCGAGGTTTCCGCCGCGCAGGTACCCGGTTGA
- a CDS encoding sulfatase-like hydrolase/transferase encodes MPNPPGPPGPDRPSGSNSPSGSTSPPGPDRPNIILIMTDQQRIDTIRGWDHPHMVTPAHDRLVAEGVSFRQAYCPGATCVASRAAVFTGMYPHNTGVYSFQPWGLHRNWVQDLAENGYWCASIGKMHFMPRDIPGGFHERVVVENPTGMSLAGGGADDDWGRYMTFHGVERPNDRHLTDPDWWTRLQGVPWHEEERFHSDVFIGNSALNWIRSHRGDKPFFLEIGFTGPHEPWDPLPRHLSLYDDVEIPMTVTRDNELEEKPPQQEALKKMFSTAGHESGINMYLANDERIDRMRRHYYAKVTTVDEKMGEILVALEERGYLENTLVIFCSDHGENLGDHALAYKWLMYDTITHIPLIIRYPDRRRRGDHVSDLVSLMDLGPTILEAAGVPVPTYLEGRSLLPYADPDGEVVPRDYVFCEDNYQIMMRSPVHKMVYYIGQEEGELYDLEADPGELWNRWDDDAYAGIKAKMKEDLLEWLAASNYWHAGYKRDRSAHYNVRWPTGENVNLQGPPAEDAEKPGL; translated from the coding sequence TTGCCTAACCCTCCTGGCCCGCCTGGTCCGGACCGCCCGTCTGGCTCGAATAGCCCGTCTGGCTCGACTAGCCCTCCTGGTCCGGACCGCCCCAACATCATCCTCATCATGACGGACCAGCAGCGCATCGACACGATCCGCGGCTGGGACCATCCCCACATGGTCACCCCGGCCCACGACCGGCTGGTCGCCGAAGGGGTTTCCTTCCGGCAGGCCTACTGTCCGGGCGCCACCTGCGTGGCCTCGCGGGCCGCCGTATTCACCGGCATGTACCCCCACAACACGGGCGTCTACAGTTTCCAGCCCTGGGGCCTCCACCGCAACTGGGTGCAGGACCTGGCGGAAAACGGCTACTGGTGCGCCAGCATCGGCAAGATGCATTTCATGCCCCGGGACATCCCCGGCGGGTTCCACGAGCGGGTCGTCGTCGAGAATCCAACCGGGATGAGCCTGGCCGGCGGCGGCGCGGACGACGACTGGGGCCGGTACATGACCTTCCACGGCGTGGAGCGGCCCAACGACCGTCACCTGACCGACCCCGACTGGTGGACCAGACTGCAGGGCGTGCCCTGGCACGAGGAGGAGCGCTTCCACAGCGACGTCTTCATCGGAAACTCGGCGCTCAACTGGATCCGCAGCCACCGCGGCGACAAGCCCTTCTTCCTCGAAATCGGATTTACGGGTCCCCACGAGCCCTGGGATCCGCTCCCTCGTCACCTGAGCCTGTACGACGATGTCGAGATACCCATGACGGTAACCAGGGATAACGAACTGGAGGAAAAGCCGCCCCAGCAGGAAGCGCTGAAGAAGATGTTCTCCACGGCCGGTCACGAATCCGGCATCAACATGTACCTGGCCAACGACGAACGCATCGACCGCATGCGCCGGCACTACTACGCCAAGGTGACCACGGTGGACGAAAAGATGGGAGAGATCCTGGTCGCCCTGGAGGAACGGGGCTACCTGGAAAACACCCTGGTCATCTTCTGCTCGGACCACGGCGAGAACCTGGGCGACCACGCCCTGGCCTACAAGTGGCTGATGTACGACACCATCACCCATATTCCGCTCATCATCCGCTACCCGGACCGCCGGCGCCGGGGCGACCACGTAAGCGACCTGGTCTCCCTCATGGACCTGGGTCCCACCATCCTCGAGGCGGCCGGCGTGCCGGTCCCCACCTACCTGGAAGGGCGCTCTCTCCTGCCCTACGCCGACCCGGATGGAGAGGTCGTTCCGCGTGACTACGTCTTCTGCGAGGACAACTACCAGATCATGATGCGCAGCCCGGTCCACAAGATGGTATATTACATCGGCCAGGAGGAGGGCGAGCTGTACGACCTGGAAGCCGATCCCGGCGAACTGTGGAACAGGTGGGACGACGATGCTTATGCGGGGATCAAGGCGAAGATGAAGGAAGACCTGCTGGAATGGCTGGCGGCCAGCAACTACTGGCACGCCGGATACAAGCGGGACCGCTCCGCGCACTACAATGTGCGGTGGCCCACCGGGGAGAACGTCAATCTCCAGGGGCCGCCCGCGGAGGATGCGGAGAAGCCGGGGTTGTAG
- a CDS encoding tetratricopeptide repeat protein, which produces MSSNQIDPPADLMSVLSPRPLLCRTLARFLLTCCLVSSIADAAASNARPEPGLADPAGPAMPAMQTASLDALLAEGISLFDQRKFEEAKTIFEKAVRLKSRSGEARYWLGVSHYELGEYREAAKQLRIAVRHDRKNPDAHLALGRTYMRMKNRMVDARKSLKQALRYDPEHSEVHYYLGVSYMAQSERDPAAPLYVMQARKSFGRAAAANPLHPDAFYRLGLSYENPSRDYQRALALFYRQLMVKPDHRDALYHLERCSYMLKRFEEGIDLLTQVVEVHGNAVPDYVHTLINKLRATSLQSQSRYAEADQAYEAFLAGAAPEERVHYMDLAYVTSEDEFRQYLALETEDAKAEFRRRFWATRDPKPATAVNERLVEHYRRVMHAREHFSRGQQPWDRRGGIYIRYGEPDDLQHFIMQTGENAMKNYQPTGDARIDAIRERNFILRYRLKVDNSGTTWSDPSTRGTRDPDAGDYLPELEALQDAYSNTLLSAVTGKEAANTASFPAISDKAQSLGFLAESWVYLEHDLELFFVDQVGVGKFDYPLQVHETNIAESVVQDKYHPRRIVAALMEKTPESYEFDYGGGLLRFMYDIVSYKGKDGLAEVETAYMVPAEQLETVKDGQGLHTWLDGHMVFHDDDYNRVAQTSRRIGPIDRPLVSVSGSEPGIELHMGMMEMEAPPGSFHAAIEVQDETTRRIGIYEQDYAVPDYAGDALVLSDIKLAVSIAPADSTHSSFVRNGLEIVPNPARMYQRTDPVHFYYEIYNLVLDESGRSSYQVELEVKDMDRPRNLFWRVLKGIDRLIRRTDSEQSVLMVFENEGNRSDEYSYTSIDTGNTPTGAYEMTVRVTDLHSGETATRQKVFVVTNDRVAEFRPDTD; this is translated from the coding sequence TTGTCATCCAACCAAATCGATCCCCCAGCTGATCTTATGTCCGTCCTGTCCCCTAGACCGCTCCTTTGTCGTACCCTGGCCAGGTTCCTGCTGACCTGCTGCCTGGTGAGTTCCATCGCGGACGCGGCGGCATCGAACGCGCGTCCCGAACCCGGGCTTGCCGATCCGGCCGGTCCGGCCATGCCGGCCATGCAGACCGCATCGCTGGATGCCCTGCTGGCGGAAGGCATATCCCTCTTCGATCAGCGGAAATTCGAGGAAGCGAAAACGATCTTCGAGAAGGCGGTCCGCCTCAAGTCCAGGTCCGGGGAAGCCCGGTACTGGCTGGGCGTCAGCCATTATGAACTCGGGGAATACCGGGAAGCGGCGAAACAACTGCGAATCGCCGTACGGCACGACCGGAAGAACCCGGATGCGCACCTCGCCCTGGGCCGGACATACATGCGCATGAAGAACCGCATGGTCGACGCGCGAAAGAGCCTCAAGCAGGCCCTCCGGTACGATCCGGAACACTCCGAAGTGCACTACTACCTGGGCGTCTCGTACATGGCGCAGAGCGAGAGAGATCCCGCGGCTCCGCTCTACGTGATGCAGGCCCGAAAATCCTTCGGCAGGGCGGCGGCGGCGAATCCCCTGCACCCGGATGCCTTCTACCGACTGGGGCTGTCCTACGAAAACCCCTCTCGCGATTACCAAAGGGCACTGGCCCTCTTCTACCGGCAGTTGATGGTAAAACCGGATCACCGGGATGCGCTCTACCACCTGGAGCGATGCAGTTACATGCTCAAAAGGTTCGAGGAAGGCATCGACCTTCTGACGCAGGTGGTCGAAGTCCACGGGAACGCCGTACCGGACTACGTGCATACGTTGATCAACAAGCTAAGGGCTACGTCGCTGCAGTCCCAGAGCCGTTACGCCGAAGCGGACCAGGCCTACGAAGCATTCCTGGCCGGCGCGGCGCCGGAGGAACGCGTGCACTACATGGATTTGGCCTACGTGACATCCGAAGACGAATTCCGGCAGTACCTGGCGCTGGAAACGGAAGACGCGAAAGCGGAGTTCAGACGCAGGTTCTGGGCGACGCGCGATCCGAAGCCGGCCACCGCCGTGAACGAGCGGCTCGTGGAACACTATCGGCGGGTCATGCACGCGCGGGAGCATTTCTCCCGGGGCCAGCAACCATGGGATCGCCGCGGCGGGATCTACATACGATACGGCGAACCGGACGATCTGCAGCATTTCATTATGCAGACCGGCGAGAACGCCATGAAGAACTACCAGCCGACCGGCGACGCCCGTATCGATGCGATCCGGGAGCGCAACTTCATATTGCGGTACCGCCTGAAGGTCGATAACTCCGGCACGACGTGGAGCGACCCGTCAACGCGCGGCACCCGCGATCCCGATGCGGGGGACTATCTGCCCGAGTTGGAAGCACTCCAGGATGCCTACTCAAATACCCTTTTGTCTGCGGTAACGGGAAAGGAAGCCGCCAACACAGCCTCCTTTCCGGCCATCTCCGACAAGGCACAATCACTGGGCTTCCTCGCCGAAAGCTGGGTATACCTCGAGCACGACCTGGAGCTGTTCTTCGTCGACCAGGTCGGGGTCGGCAAATTTGACTATCCATTGCAGGTGCACGAGACGAACATCGCCGAATCCGTCGTCCAGGACAAGTATCATCCCAGGCGTATCGTGGCCGCGCTGATGGAGAAGACTCCAGAGTCCTACGAGTTCGACTACGGCGGCGGACTGCTTCGGTTCATGTACGACATCGTGTCCTACAAGGGTAAGGACGGCCTGGCCGAAGTGGAAACCGCTTACATGGTCCCGGCCGAACAACTGGAAACGGTGAAGGACGGGCAGGGATTGCACACCTGGCTGGATGGTCACATGGTGTTTCATGATGACGACTACAACCGTGTAGCCCAGACATCCAGGCGTATCGGTCCCATCGACCGGCCACTCGTATCGGTATCAGGGAGCGAACCGGGTATCGAACTTCATATGGGCATGATGGAGATGGAAGCGCCGCCCGGCAGCTTCCACGCTGCCATAGAGGTTCAGGACGAGACCACCCGGCGCATCGGCATTTACGAACAGGACTATGCCGTGCCCGATTACGCCGGAGACGCTTTGGTGTTGAGCGATATCAAGCTGGCCGTGTCCATTGCGCCGGCCGATTCAACCCACAGTTCCTTCGTACGCAACGGACTTGAAATCGTACCCAATCCGGCACGTATGTACCAGCGCACCGACCCCGTTCACTTCTACTACGAGATCTACAACCTCGTCCTGGACGAATCCGGTCGATCCTCGTACCAGGTGGAACTGGAAGTGAAGGACATGGACCGGCCGAGGAACCTCTTCTGGCGTGTGCTGAAGGGCATTGACCGGCTGATACGGCGTACGGACAGCGAACAGTCCGTGCTCATGGTATTCGAAAACGAAGGAAATCGTTCGGACGAGTACAGTTACACTTCCATCGATACCGGGAACACACCCACCGGCGCCTACGAGATGACGGTTCGCGTCACCGACCTGCATTCCGGAGAAACCGCCACGCGGCAGAAAGTCTTCGTCGTGACCAATGACCGGGTCGCGGAATTCAGGCCAGACACGGATTAA
- a CDS encoding ATP-binding protein, with amino-acid sequence MVPRPDLLTSISTALSRSPVALLLGPRQCGKTTLARQLVPYDHLNYFDLEDPASLARLDEPMTALDPLEGLVVIDEIQRRQELFPILRVLVDRTPSPARFLILGSASSDLMRHASESLAGRVERITMRGFSLSEVEVAHQRKHWLRGGFPRSYLAATEVDSAVWRREFMQTVVERDVPQLGLRLPAATLFRFWTMLAHYHGQVWNAAESARSLGVAETTTRRYLDVLEGLFMVRRLNPWFANLKKRQVRSPRIYVRDSGLLHALLGIRSERDLMSHPKSGASWEGYVVEEVLSAFKPDEACFWATHNGAELDLYLIRDGLRIGVECKRQDAPRVTRSMRVALEDLALDHLYVVYPGCKTYAIGRDITVTPLSHIKGSGLFTPTTPASPHPPRAAPGD; translated from the coding sequence ATGGTACCCCGACCCGACCTCTTGACGTCGATCTCGACAGCCCTCTCGCGCAGTCCCGTCGCCCTGCTTCTGGGGCCTCGGCAGTGCGGAAAAACGACCCTGGCCCGGCAACTGGTGCCATATGACCACCTGAACTACTTCGACCTCGAAGACCCGGCAAGTCTGGCGAGGCTGGATGAGCCTATGACGGCGCTCGATCCGCTCGAGGGTCTCGTGGTCATCGACGAGATACAACGTCGGCAAGAGTTGTTCCCAATTCTGCGCGTACTGGTCGACCGTACGCCATCGCCAGCACGGTTCCTGATCCTGGGCAGCGCTTCTTCGGACCTGATGCGTCACGCGTCGGAATCGCTGGCCGGTCGCGTGGAACGCATCACGATGCGGGGATTCAGCTTATCCGAGGTAGAAGTCGCCCACCAGCGGAAGCACTGGCTGCGCGGGGGATTTCCGAGGTCGTACCTCGCCGCGACGGAGGTGGATAGCGCCGTTTGGCGCAGGGAATTCATGCAAACGGTGGTCGAAAGAGACGTGCCGCAACTCGGTCTGCGTCTGCCGGCCGCCACGCTGTTTCGGTTCTGGACCATGCTGGCCCACTATCATGGCCAGGTATGGAACGCGGCCGAATCGGCAAGGTCACTCGGTGTCGCCGAAACCACGACCCGCCGCTATCTCGACGTGCTTGAAGGACTGTTCATGGTCAGGCGGCTGAATCCATGGTTCGCCAACCTGAAGAAGCGGCAGGTCAGGTCGCCCAGAATATACGTCCGGGACAGCGGTCTGCTTCATGCGCTTCTGGGCATACGATCGGAAAGGGACCTGATGTCGCATCCGAAGTCCGGGGCTTCGTGGGAAGGGTACGTCGTCGAGGAGGTTCTGTCTGCCTTCAAGCCTGATGAGGCCTGTTTCTGGGCGACCCACAATGGCGCCGAACTGGACCTTTATCTGATCAGGGACGGCCTGAGGATCGGCGTGGAGTGCAAACGGCAGGACGCGCCGCGCGTGACCCGTTCCATGCGTGTTGCACTGGAGGATCTGGCCCTGGATCATCTGTACGTCGTCTATCCCGGTTGCAAGACCTATGCAATCGGAAGGGACATAACCGTAACGCCCCTTTCACATATCAAAGGCTCCGGGCTCTTCACACCTACAACCCCGGCTTCTCCGCATCCTCCGCGGGCGGCCCCTGGAGATTGA
- the mnmA gene encoding tRNA 2-thiouridine(34) synthase MnmA produces MTTISHTTIRGGDATASTFDPFVNRLPPAGAKVVVAMSGGVDSSVAAAMLKEAGCEVIGVTMHLWDYDRVGGNAQFEHGCCTVEDRNDARVVAGKLGIPYYVVDFREEFEQGVISNFVSEYVQGRTPNPCVACNSRVKFGVLLDRARELGADYVATGHYARVALDETANEAGQAGDADRAGQAGRLVLKRGIDRNKDQSYALWEMTQDELVRTTFPVGMLTKAQTREIAERFAPRVAGKKDSYEICFIQDRGHERFLREWTTNHPVKMDEGLLAIEDPIRPGPIVDTDGHVLGEHRGHPLYTIGQRKGLGLAAGRPVYVVDILPETNTIVVGDDEDLLSDRLIADGVNWHTADAPAGEVRGQAKIRYRQEATPAVITPSEPGVVRVDFEYPQRAVTPGQSVVFYDGETVLGGGIIRE; encoded by the coding sequence ATGACGACAATTTCCCATACCACCATCCGCGGCGGAGACGCCACCGCTTCTACTTTCGATCCCTTCGTCAACCGGCTGCCGCCGGCGGGGGCGAAAGTCGTCGTGGCCATGAGCGGCGGCGTAGACAGCTCGGTGGCGGCCGCGATGCTCAAGGAAGCGGGCTGCGAGGTCATCGGCGTCACGATGCACCTGTGGGACTACGACCGCGTGGGCGGCAATGCGCAGTTCGAACACGGCTGCTGCACGGTCGAGGACCGCAACGACGCGCGGGTCGTGGCCGGAAAACTCGGCATCCCCTACTACGTGGTGGATTTCCGCGAGGAGTTCGAGCAGGGCGTCATCTCGAATTTCGTCTCCGAGTACGTGCAGGGGCGTACGCCCAATCCCTGCGTGGCCTGCAACAGCCGGGTCAAGTTCGGCGTGCTGCTCGACCGGGCACGCGAACTCGGCGCCGATTACGTGGCGACCGGCCACTACGCCCGCGTGGCACTGGATGAAACGGCGAACGAGGCGGGGCAGGCGGGCGATGCGGACCGAGCCGGCCAGGCCGGCCGCTTGGTCCTGAAGCGGGGCATCGATCGAAACAAGGACCAGTCCTATGCCCTGTGGGAGATGACCCAGGACGAGCTGGTCCGGACCACCTTCCCCGTCGGCATGCTCACGAAGGCGCAGACGCGGGAAATCGCCGAACGATTCGCGCCGCGGGTGGCCGGTAAAAAGGACAGCTACGAGATCTGCTTCATCCAGGACCGGGGCCATGAGAGGTTCCTCAGGGAATGGACGACGAATCACCCCGTGAAAATGGACGAAGGACTGCTGGCCATTGAGGACCCCATACGGCCGGGACCGATCGTGGACACGGACGGCCATGTCCTGGGTGAACACCGGGGGCATCCCCTCTACACGATCGGGCAGCGCAAGGGACTGGGCCTGGCCGCGGGACGTCCGGTGTACGTGGTCGACATCCTGCCCGAAACGAATACGATCGTGGTGGGCGACGACGAGGATCTCCTCAGCGACCGGCTCATCGCGGACGGGGTCAACTGGCATACTGCGGATGCCCCGGCTGGCGAGGTACGCGGCCAGGCCAAGATCCGGTACCGGCAGGAAGCGACGCCCGCCGTCATCACGCCCAGCGAACCCGGCGTCGTGCGGGTCGACTTCGAGTATCCCCAGCGGGCGGTCACGCCGGGACAGTCCGTCGTCTTCTATGACGGCGAGACCGTCCTGGGAGGCGGCATTATACGCGAATGA
- a CDS encoding iron-sulfur cluster assembly scaffold protein has translation MYSSTVMDHFHSPRNVGDLADADGVGNAGNPISGNTIALYLRIADGTVTDAKFRTFGCAASIAASSMVTEWVIGRTTEEAASIENHTIADALGGLPPTKMHCSAMAADGVRAAIEDYRSRYGTVRKD, from the coding sequence ATGTACTCATCCACTGTAATGGACCACTTTCACTCACCCCGCAACGTGGGGGATCTTGCCGATGCGGACGGCGTGGGCAACGCCGGAAACCCCATCAGCGGGAATACCATCGCACTTTACTTACGGATCGCGGACGGGACCGTCACGGACGCGAAGTTCAGGACCTTCGGCTGCGCGGCGTCTATCGCGGCGAGCAGCATGGTCACCGAATGGGTGATCGGAAGGACGACCGAAGAGGCCGCGTCCATCGAAAACCATACGATCGCGGATGCCCTGGGCGGTCTTCCGCCAACCAAGATGCACTGCTCCGCCATGGCCGCGGACGGCGTGCGGGCGGCGATCGAGGATTACCGGTCCCGTTACGGCACGGTCCGGAAAGACTGA